In a single window of the Papaver somniferum cultivar HN1 chromosome 8, ASM357369v1, whole genome shotgun sequence genome:
- the LOC113301244 gene encoding autophagy-related protein 11-like gives MSSNLTEGFVPGRKLLLHIAENGHSFELDFDESTLVESVQKYMESVSSINFNDQLLLCLDMKLEPQRPLSTYKLPSDDREVFLYNRARLLNDSPPPAPEQVNLQEFPSPPSPSSSRNVHPLDDASDPALKALPSYERQFRYHFHCGRSIYNHTQSKIEICERFLREQMVQERALETARGSMDHYYRMIQQMYTDFMKCFTQQHRYHSDLLLNFGRDIEKLRACKLHPSLQTETRKCLLDFVKEKNLWKWAESCNSSHRQFESKVSQLKQMFNELKQRVEDLFSAKSLTATRDLELMIRDSQKHVDEQKSIMQSLSKDVNTVKKLVDDCLSSQLAASIRPHDAVSALGPMYDVHDKSHLPTMQACDRAVSKLLEFCKGRKDDMNVFVHNCMQKVAYIQFTIRDLRLQFPAFKEAMARQDDLFADLKLVRGIGPAYRACLAEIVRRKASMKLYMGMAGQLAERLATKREAEVRRREEFLKLQSAYIPRDILSSMGLFDTPNQCDVNIAPFDSNLLDIDIAEVDRYAPECLLGMSSKSDKHGSSRTSFAMSNDGSQLVEPEDTSVITAEKCSPEEFLEVYGSVEIAGTSKMEVENARLKADLASALARICSFNPQLEYESLDDSKLESILKSAAEKTSEALQLKDEYGKHLQSMIKIKQMQCTSYEKHIQELEQRLSDQYLQRKKLTTLGKDVSDSIISTIKAEDCKSEISEEGEANRPDILSEPMDEVSCTSASLHEQPSKTREGVDENMTDSVGPLNLQLDSSMMEPHRDDLQVHEKCEKKKMGFGLESGSTSGSMAEPLNIFTSETAAKEVSTTELSSDVMLKLQNALADKSNQCTVTETKLEAVLEEVANLRRELDISRKLLDESQMNCAHLENCLHEAREEAHTHLCAADRRASEYSTLRASAVKIRGLFERLKSCVTASGGVASFVDSLRALSFSLANSANDNEDEGTAEFRACIRVLADKVSFLSRHRAELMERCSRAEAAHGHLTKELEEKKELVKSLYSKHQLEKQANKEKISFGRFEVHEIAAFVLNKAGHYEAINRSCPNYYLSTESVALFVEHRPSRPTYILGQIVHIERRTVKTSVPLPSEQCLDQVENLSPDATSAMPQRLPLGTASTTITNPYNLPIGCEYFVVTVAMLPDTTIHSPPPS, from the exons ATGAGTTCAAATTTGACAGAGGGTTTTGTTCCTGGAAGGAAGTTACTACTTCATATAGCAGAGAATGGGCACTCATTTGAGCTTGATTTTGATGAATCAACCTTAGTTGAATCAGTCCAGAAATACATGGAATCAGTTTCCTCCATTAATTTCAACGACCAACTTCTTCTTTGTCTTGATATGAAACTAGAACCCCAAAGACCTTTGTCAACTTACAAACTCCCTTCTGACGATCGAGAGGTATTTCTCTACAATCGAGCCAGATTACTCAATGATTCGCCTCCTCCAGCACCAGAACAAGTGAATCTCCAAGAATTCCCTAGCCCTCCATCGCCATCTTCATCGAGAAATGTGCATCCTTTGGACGATGCTTCAGATCCTGCTCTAAAAGCATTACCTTCTTATGAGCGCCAATTCCGTTACCATTTTCACTGTGGTCGTTCTATATATAATCACACACAATCAAAAATTGAGATTTGTGAGCGGTTTCTAAGAGAACAGATGGTTCAAGAGAGGGCGTTGGAAACTGCTCGTGGTAGTATGGATCATTATTATCGAATGATACAGCAAATGTACACTGATTTCATGAAATGCTTTACACAGCAGCATCGATATCATTCAGATCTTTTACTCAATTTTGGACGagatattgagaaattgagagcATGTAAGCTTCATCCTTCTTTACAGACTGAAACACGCAAGTGTTTGCTGGATTTTGTCAAGGAGAAGAATTTGTGGAAATGGGCTGAGAGTTGTAACAGCTCCCATAGGCAATTTGAGTCCAAAGTTTCACAACTTAAACAGATGTTTAATGAATTGAAGCAAAGAGTTGAAGATTTATTCTCCGCCAAGTCTCTAACAGCTACCAGAGACTTAGAATTGATGATCAGAGATTCTCAGAAACATGTCGATGAACAAAAGAGTATAATGCAGTCGTTGAG CAAAGACGTCAACACTGTGAAGAAGCTCGTGGATGATTGTTTGAGCTCCCAATTGGCTGCCTCAATTCGTCCTCATGATGCTGTCTCCGCTTTAGGTCCTATGTACGATGTCCATGACAAAAGTCACTTACCAACAATGCAGGCTTGTGACCGTGCAGTTTCGAAGCTACTTGAGTTCTGCAAAGGTAGGAAGGATGACATGAACGTCTTTGTGCATAACTGCATGCAAAAGGTAGCATACATTCAGTTCACCATCAGAGATCTTCGCCTACAGTTTCCAGCATTCAAAGAGGCCATGGCACGCCAGGATGATCTATTTGCCGACTTAAAATTGGTACGCGGTATTGGTCCTGCATATAGGGCCTGCCTCGCTGAAATAGTGAGGAGGAAAGCGTCTATGAAGCTTTACATGGGTATGGCTGGACAGTTGGCCGAAAGACTTGCAACAAAGAGGGAAGCTGAGGTGAGAAGACGGGAGGAGTTCTTAAAACTGCAGAGTGCTTACATACCCCGGGATATACTGTCATCAATGGGATTGTTTGATACTCCTAACCAGTGTGATGTGAATATCGCTCCTTTTGATTCTAACTTGCTTGATATTGATATAGCCGAAGTTGACCGCTATGCCCCTGAGTGCTTACTGGGCATGTCCTCTAAGTCAGATAAACATGGATCATCAAGGACTTCCTTTGCCATGTCTAATGATGGTTCTCAATTGGTTGAACCTGAAGACACTAGTGTTATTACTGCTGAGAAATGTAGTCCTGAGGAATTCCTCGAGGTCTATGGGTCGGTGGAAATTGCTGGAACTAGCAAGATGGAAGTTGAGAATGCAAGGCTGAAAGCTGATCTTGCTTCCGCTCTGGCACGAATTTGTTCGTTCAATCCACAGCTGGAGTATGAGTCACTAGATGACAGTAAACTAGAGAGCATACTTAAAAGCGCAGCTGAGAAAACTTCTGAAGCCTTGCAACTGAAAGATGAATATGGGAAACATCTCCAGTCTATGATAAAGATAAAGCAGATGCAGTGCACATCATATGAAAAACACATTCAAGAATTGGAACAAAGATTGTCTGATCAATACTTGCAACGGAAGAAGCTTACCACACTTGGTAAGGATGTTTCTGATTCTATTATATCAACTATAAAGGCGGAGGACTGTAAGTCTGAAATTTCAGAGGAGGGAGAAGCAAACAGGCCTGACATATTGAGCGAGCCCATGGATGAGGTCTCTTGTACTTCTGCATCTTTGCATGAGCAACCGAGCAAAACCCGAGAAGGTGTTGATGAGAATATGACAGATTCTGTCGGCCCGCTTAATCTGCAGTTAGATTCATCAATGATGGAACCACATCGAGATGATTTGCAAGTACATGAAAAATGTGAGAAAAAGAAGATGGGTTTTGGCTTAGAGAGTGGGTCTACTTCTGGGAGCATGGCAGAGCCTCTTAATATATTTACATCTGAAACTGCTGCTAAAGAAGTTTCAACTACTGAATTGAGTAGTGATGTAATGTTGAAACTGCAAAATGCACTTGCTGACAAGTCAAACCAGTGTACTGTAACAGAAACCAAGCTCGAAGCTGTGCTAGAGGAGGTTGCTAATCTCAGGAGGGAATTGGATATCAGCAGGAAGCTCTTAGATGAGTCTCAG ATGAATTGTGCTCATTTGGAGAATTGCCTGCATGAAGCAAGAGAGGAAGCCCATACTCATCTATGTGCCGCTGATAGGAGGGCTTCAGAGTATAGTACATTGCGTGCCTCTGCTGTTAAAATACGTGGCCTTTTTGAAAGATTGAAGAGCTGCGTCACGGCTTCGGGTGGAGTTGCTAGCTTTGTTGACTCCTTGCGGGCCTTGTCTTTCTCTCTGGCAAA CTCTGCTAATGATAACGAAGATGAGGGTACTGCTGAGTTTAGAGCTTGTATCCGGGTCCTCGCAGATAAAGTGAGTTTTCTGTCTCGGCACCGTGCAGAACTTATGGAAAGGTGCTCTAGGGCCGAAGCTGCACATGGACACCTCACGAAGGAGTTGGAAGAGAAGAAAGAGTTGGTAAAAAGCTTGTATTCAAAGCACCAGCTCGAAAAGCAA GCAAACAAGGAGAAAATATCTTTTGGTCGTTTCGAAGTCCATGAGATAGCTGCCTTTGTCCTCAACAAGGCAGGGCATTACGAAGCAATTAACCGAAGCTGCCCCAATTATTACCTCTCCACTGAATCTGTGGCCCTCTTTGTAGAACACCGTCCTAGCAGACCCACTTACATTCTAGGGCAGATTGTGCACATAGAACGACGAACTGTGAAAACTTCCGTACCACTCCCATCTGAGCAATGTTTGGATCAAGTAGAAAACTTAAGCCCTGACGCGACCTCTGCTATGCCCCAGCGATTACCTCTTGGTACGGCATCTACTACGATTACAAACCCTTACAATCTTCCAATTGGCTGTGAATATTTTGTCGTAACAGTAGCCATGTTACCTGACACCACCATCCATTCACCACCTCCTTCCTGA